The following are encoded together in the Corynebacterium jeikeium genome:
- a CDS encoding UDP-N-acetylmuramate dehydrogenase: MTDSTNNAHFTSEERARHLLERLSGTGADSVSIPGTRVTSRSFAEMTTLRIGAAPAGVVECSSAEAVAQVVSFLDAHTQPLLIVGGGSNLVVGEGDEVSQLVVVLMSAGGGEGGVDKKGAAEKSAEGDVMIDRETGVVRAFAGVEWDQLVAATVEAGLGGLECLSGIPGSVGATPVQNVGAYGAEVAQVLRRVQLYDRTRGELEWVDPSALDLGYRYSNLKFTSRAVVTAVEFQLTTDGLSVPLRFGELARRLGVDADEAAAGEIRRPATDVRQAVLELRAGKGMVLDSADHDTWSAGSFFTNPIVTGEEARDAVVAAVREKCGDAEAESMPLYSVKSSGGDASGGGAGASVGEPQYKFSAAWLIERAGFAKGWHVPGNERASLSTKHTLALTNRGSATSADVVELARAVRTGVREAFGVVLEPEPIWVGVSID; the protein is encoded by the coding sequence GTGACTGATTCGACTAATAACGCACATTTCACGTCCGAAGAACGCGCACGCCACCTTCTGGAGCGCCTCAGCGGTACCGGTGCCGATTCCGTATCCATTCCCGGTACCCGTGTGACTAGCCGTTCCTTCGCTGAGATGACCACCCTGCGCATCGGCGCCGCGCCCGCCGGGGTTGTCGAATGCTCTTCGGCGGAGGCTGTCGCCCAGGTCGTCTCTTTTTTGGACGCCCACACGCAGCCGCTGCTCATCGTCGGCGGCGGATCGAACCTCGTGGTCGGCGAGGGGGATGAAGTATCCCAGCTGGTCGTGGTGCTGATGAGTGCCGGCGGTGGGGAAGGTGGCGTCGATAAAAAGGGCGCCGCAGAGAAGAGCGCCGAAGGCGACGTGATGATCGATCGCGAGACCGGAGTGGTACGGGCCTTTGCGGGGGTTGAGTGGGACCAGTTGGTGGCCGCGACAGTTGAGGCGGGGCTCGGCGGGCTGGAGTGCCTCAGCGGGATCCCCGGTTCCGTGGGCGCCACGCCCGTGCAAAATGTCGGAGCGTACGGCGCGGAGGTTGCGCAGGTGCTGCGGCGCGTGCAGCTATATGACCGCACGCGCGGGGAGCTCGAGTGGGTTGATCCGTCTGCCCTCGACCTGGGGTATCGCTACTCGAACCTGAAGTTCACCTCGCGAGCTGTGGTGACGGCCGTGGAGTTCCAGCTGACCACCGACGGTTTGAGTGTGCCGCTGCGCTTCGGAGAGCTGGCTCGGCGCTTAGGCGTGGATGCGGACGAGGCCGCTGCCGGGGAGATCCGCCGGCCCGCTACGGACGTGCGTCAGGCCGTGCTGGAACTGCGTGCGGGTAAGGGCATGGTTTTGGATTCGGCGGACCACGATACGTGGTCGGCGGGGTCCTTCTTTACGAACCCGATTGTCACCGGCGAGGAGGCGCGCGACGCGGTGGTGGCTGCTGTGCGTGAGAAGTGCGGAGATGCCGAGGCGGAGTCGATGCCCCTGTACTCGGTGAAGTCCAGCGGCGGCGACGCTTCGGGCGGTGGTGCCGGTGCGAGCGTGGGCGAGCCGCAGTACAAGTTCTCTGCAGCGTGGCTGATCGAGCGCGCCGGGTTTGCAAAGGGCTGGCATGTGCCGGGAAACGAACGCGCCTCCCTGTCCACCAAGCACACTCTGGCCCTGACCAACCGTGGCTCCGCGACCAGCGCGGATGTGGTGGAACTGGCGCGCGCCGTGCGCACCGGGGTGCGGGAGGCCTTTGGAGTAGTGCTGGAGCCGGAGCCGATCTGGGTCGGCGTGAGCATCGACTAG
- a CDS encoding DUF2505 domain-containing protein: MTTHSENTATINFPIEKVYEALSSANYWAYEVENIGDEPGEVNSFTPEPIEAVLFELLPKSALPEAVRGMVSQDLKLKRVVEFGPLADGTTTGKVNAEVKGAPVSFSADVTLNGSGDSTELKADCAVDVKIPMMGAVLEPKVAEWVEEFLTREAALIQKWISDNA; the protein is encoded by the coding sequence ATGACTACTCACAGCGAGAACACTGCAACGATTAACTTCCCTATTGAAAAGGTCTACGAGGCACTGTCCTCCGCGAACTACTGGGCATACGAGGTCGAGAACATCGGCGACGAGCCTGGCGAGGTAAACTCCTTCACCCCTGAGCCGATCGAGGCCGTGCTCTTCGAGCTGCTGCCGAAGTCCGCTCTGCCGGAGGCTGTGCGCGGCATGGTTTCCCAGGATCTGAAGCTCAAGCGCGTGGTCGAGTTCGGCCCGCTGGCTGACGGCACCACCACCGGTAAGGTCAACGCGGAGGTCAAGGGCGCTCCGGTTTCCTTCTCCGCTGACGTCACTCTGAACGGCTCCGGCGACTCCACTGAGCTGAAGGCCGACTGCGCTGTGGACGTGAAGATCCCGATGATGGGCGCCGTCCTGGAACCGAAGGTTGCCGAGTGGGTAGAGGAGTTCCTGACCCGCGAGGCCGCCCTGATCCAGAAGTGGATCAGCGACAACGCTTAG
- a CDS encoding alkane 1-monooxygenase, translating to MTTTQNPAHTANGASTSPGTAPAKRPPGWKDSKKYAWTFSLVPAAIPLIVWGVASWLKAINGPDLLIHVTWWAGPIAVFILIPLADVILGRDGENVPEEFVPWLEETKYYRVVTYLYFPIMLASLIACCYLWTSSDLLMIDRLGLAWSMGMSSGIGIVAAHELGHKKGSFERWMGKITLAVPAYGHFYIEHNKGHHVKVATPEDPVSSRMGENVYTYLVRSIPHQIPRAWNIEKKRLARKGKSQFHLSNEVLNAWLVTVLVWGGLFIAFGIYILPWMLIQAVLGIALLEFVNYLEHYGLLRQMQPDGRYERCTPEHSWNSDNLTTNIFLYQLQRHSDHHANPTRRYQSLRSDVKAPELPAGYATMIAMASIPPLWFKVMDSRLMKHYNYDVSKANVLPGKEEKLAARWQR from the coding sequence ATGACAACCACGCAAAACCCAGCGCACACAGCCAACGGCGCTAGCACCTCTCCCGGTACGGCTCCAGCCAAGCGCCCACCCGGTTGGAAAGACTCCAAGAAGTACGCCTGGACTTTCAGCCTCGTTCCGGCGGCCATTCCACTGATCGTGTGGGGCGTTGCCTCCTGGCTCAAAGCCATCAACGGCCCCGACCTGCTGATCCATGTCACCTGGTGGGCCGGCCCCATTGCCGTGTTTATCCTGATCCCACTGGCGGACGTGATCCTCGGCCGCGATGGCGAGAACGTGCCGGAAGAGTTCGTCCCCTGGCTGGAAGAAACCAAGTACTACCGAGTGGTGACGTACCTCTACTTCCCCATCATGCTGGCCAGCCTCATTGCCTGCTGCTACCTATGGACCAGCTCGGACCTGTTGATGATCGACCGCCTGGGCCTTGCCTGGTCTATGGGCATGAGCTCCGGCATCGGTATCGTCGCTGCCCACGAACTAGGCCACAAGAAGGGCAGCTTCGAGCGTTGGATGGGCAAGATCACCCTGGCTGTCCCCGCCTACGGGCACTTCTACATCGAGCACAACAAGGGTCACCACGTTAAGGTCGCCACCCCGGAGGATCCGGTGAGCTCCCGCATGGGCGAGAACGTCTACACCTACCTGGTCCGATCCATCCCTCACCAGATCCCACGCGCCTGGAACATCGAGAAGAAGCGTCTGGCGCGCAAGGGCAAGTCCCAATTCCACCTCAGCAATGAGGTGCTGAACGCTTGGCTGGTCACCGTGCTGGTCTGGGGCGGGCTGTTCATCGCCTTCGGCATCTACATTCTGCCGTGGATGCTAATCCAGGCCGTGCTGGGCATCGCCTTGCTGGAGTTCGTGAACTACCTAGAGCACTACGGCCTGTTGCGGCAGATGCAGCCGGATGGCCGCTACGAGCGCTGCACCCCGGAGCACTCCTGGAACTCCGACAATCTGACCACCAATATTTTCCTCTACCAGCTTCAGCGCCACTCGGATCACCACGCGAATCCGACGCGCCGCTACCAGTCGCTGCGCTCGGACGTGAAAGCTCCGGAGCTGCCAGCCGGCTACGCGACGATGATCGCCATGGCTTCGATTCCGCCGCTGTGGTTCAAGGTCATGGATAGCCGCCTGATGAAGCACTACAACTACGACGTCTCCAAGGCGAACGTCCTGCCTGGCAAGGAAGAGAAGCTGGCTGCGAGGTGGCAGCGATGA
- a CDS encoding succinate dehydrogenase/fumarate reductase iron-sulfur subunit codes for MKLHLEIWRQAGPNAEGHFESVDVDDAAEQMSILELLDHVNNQYVEDGKEPFAFASDCREGICGTCGLMVNDRPHGPDKNKPACQQRLLSFNDGDTIKLEPLRSAAYPVIKDMVVDRSALDRVMEKGGFVSVMAGTAPDADSLLVNHSDAEKALDHAACIGCGACVAACPNGAAHLFTGAKLVHLTLSPLGREERGKRARKMVDEVEGTFGPCSLYGECADVCPAGIPLTAVAAITKERTRAAFRGKDD; via the coding sequence ATGAAACTGCATCTTGAAATCTGGCGTCAGGCGGGCCCGAATGCCGAAGGCCACTTCGAGTCTGTTGACGTTGACGACGCTGCAGAGCAGATGTCCATCCTGGAGCTGCTCGACCACGTAAACAACCAGTACGTTGAGGACGGCAAGGAGCCCTTTGCTTTCGCCTCGGACTGCCGCGAGGGTATCTGTGGCACCTGTGGTCTGATGGTCAACGACCGTCCCCACGGCCCGGACAAGAACAAGCCGGCCTGCCAGCAGCGCCTGCTTTCCTTCAACGACGGCGACACCATCAAGCTGGAGCCGCTGCGCTCTGCTGCGTACCCGGTGATCAAGGACATGGTCGTCGACCGTTCCGCGCTGGACCGCGTGATGGAAAAGGGCGGCTTCGTATCCGTCATGGCCGGCACCGCTCCGGATGCAGACTCCCTGCTGGTGAACCACTCCGACGCTGAGAAGGCACTGGATCACGCAGCCTGCATCGGCTGTGGCGCCTGTGTTGCCGCTTGCCCGAACGGTGCAGCTCACCTGTTCACCGGCGCAAAGCTGGTGCACCTGACGCTGTCCCCGCTGGGGCGTGAGGAGCGCGGCAAGCGCGCCCGCAAGATGGTTGATGAGGTCGAGGGTACTTTCGGTCCTTGCTCGCTGTACGGCGAGTGTGCTGACGTTTGCCCGGCGGGTATCCCGCTGACGGCTGTGGCAGCTATCACAAAGGAACGCACCCGTGCCGCTTTCCGCGGCAAGGATGACTAA
- the deoC gene encoding deoxyribose-phosphate aldolase: MTHFDRSKVTREAVAAILDATLLKPEASRDDVAALVREATELGCGAVCVSPSMLPLGSVPPSGSLGTDATLRIATVAGFPSGKHASLVKATEARYAAQLGADEIDVVIDVAAALAKDQNALLAELITVREAVPHPLVLKVIVESALLDEEQLRTAVRACVQAGADYVKTSTGFHPAGGASVEAVSIMADELRKLGKLAPFGMGEEERVAAGLVGIKASGGIRDWDAALDMIEAGATRLGVSAAAKVLGA; this comes from the coding sequence GTGACCCATTTCGACCGTTCAAAGGTCACCCGCGAGGCCGTCGCCGCAATTCTGGATGCCACGCTGTTGAAGCCCGAAGCTTCGCGCGATGACGTGGCGGCTCTGGTTCGCGAGGCCACTGAGTTGGGATGCGGCGCAGTGTGTGTGTCGCCTTCGATGCTGCCTTTGGGTTCGGTGCCGCCTTCGGGTTCTTTGGGTACTGACGCCACGCTGCGCATCGCCACCGTAGCAGGGTTCCCTAGCGGCAAGCACGCCTCCTTGGTGAAGGCCACCGAGGCGCGTTATGCCGCGCAGTTGGGGGCTGACGAGATCGATGTGGTGATCGATGTGGCGGCGGCCCTGGCGAAGGATCAGAATGCGCTTCTGGCGGAGCTAATCACCGTGCGGGAGGCCGTGCCACACCCGCTGGTGCTGAAGGTGATCGTGGAGTCTGCACTGTTGGATGAGGAGCAGCTGCGCACTGCAGTGCGCGCGTGCGTGCAGGCGGGTGCGGACTACGTGAAAACCTCCACGGGTTTCCACCCGGCGGGTGGAGCGAGCGTGGAGGCTGTGAGCATCATGGCCGACGAGCTACGCAAGCTGGGGAAGCTGGCGCCGTTCGGCATGGGGGAGGAAGAGCGCGTTGCCGCGGGCCTGGTGGGGATCAAGGCCTCGGGTGGCATCCGGGATTGGGATGCGGCCCTGGACATGATTGAGGCGGGCGCTACCCGCCTGGGGGTTTCCGCGGCAGCGAAGGTGCTGGGTGCCTAG
- a CDS encoding rubredoxin has product MSVFQCPVCDYRFDEAVGDAAEGFDPGTSWSEVPDDWFCPDCGVRDKVDFEPVA; this is encoded by the coding sequence ATGTCCGTTTTCCAGTGCCCCGTCTGTGACTATCGATTCGATGAGGCTGTAGGCGATGCCGCCGAGGGCTTCGACCCCGGCACCTCGTGGTCCGAGGTGCCGGATGACTGGTTCTGCCCGGACTGCGGTGTCCGCGACAAAGTGGATTTCGAGCCGGTCGCCTAG
- a CDS encoding DUF2516 family protein, translating to MYMVFTTLANVYMGINLALAVAIFVLAAVGLAQLASTRDDAFMVIDREKQNWLMLMGGAVALSILSFFIAIELLWIIAAVIVGIYWQDVRPAIRDVLDNAGGSW from the coding sequence ATGTACATGGTCTTTACGACGTTGGCTAACGTATATATGGGCATCAATCTGGCACTGGCGGTCGCTATTTTCGTGCTGGCGGCCGTCGGCCTGGCACAGCTGGCTAGTACGCGCGACGATGCCTTTATGGTGATCGATCGCGAAAAGCAGAATTGGTTGATGCTGATGGGCGGTGCGGTGGCGCTGTCCATCCTGAGCTTCTTTATTGCCATCGAACTACTGTGGATCATCGCGGCCGTAATCGTCGGTATTTACTGGCAGGACGTGCGCCCCGCGATCCGCGACGTGCTGGATAACGCGGGTGGTTCCTGGTGA
- a CDS encoding DUF445 domain-containing protein, translating to MTASDTALSQVPGPDPATEGARRAELRKHKAIATGLLVIATLIYVAMRWLEYQGNPGAWIGYVRAASEAGMVGALADWFAVTALFRHPLHIPIPHTAIIKRKKDQVGHALSEFVGENFLNAALISDKLRKARIPERASDWVVNDGGANRVSQEAGKIIDLTVNGINPQEAEQVLRALVIDKLSEPTWGPPLGRGLEQLIREGRTEPAVDAIVVWMDDKARTSEDFVVRLIDERTPSWAPRFVRELVGSRVYRELVEFTGDVRRDPNHDARRQLRSFIYQLSQDLQHDEKMIARVEGFKNDVMTSGPVTAMPGRLWESTRATLTSWSRDPDSLLRRQIAQWVEAYGRRIQEEPELREELERRIVGAASYLADNYAGEVTGIIGETVERWDAQEASDKIELMVGKDLQFIRVNGTIVGALAGLAIYSLTELIFALG from the coding sequence ATGACTGCTTCTGACACAGCGCTGTCCCAGGTCCCTGGACCCGACCCGGCCACCGAAGGCGCCCGCAGGGCGGAATTGCGCAAACACAAGGCCATCGCCACCGGCCTACTGGTCATCGCAACCCTTATCTACGTGGCTATGCGCTGGCTTGAATACCAGGGTAACCCGGGCGCCTGGATCGGCTATGTTCGCGCGGCCAGCGAAGCCGGCATGGTCGGTGCCCTCGCCGACTGGTTCGCCGTCACCGCCCTGTTCCGCCATCCGCTGCACATTCCCATCCCACACACGGCCATCATCAAGCGGAAGAAGGACCAGGTCGGCCACGCACTCAGCGAGTTCGTGGGGGAGAACTTCCTCAATGCGGCCCTCATCAGCGATAAGCTCCGCAAGGCGCGCATTCCGGAGCGTGCCAGCGACTGGGTTGTCAACGACGGTGGCGCCAACCGCGTCTCCCAGGAAGCCGGCAAAATCATCGATCTCACAGTCAACGGCATCAACCCTCAGGAAGCAGAGCAGGTCCTCCGTGCCCTGGTCATCGACAAGCTCAGCGAACCCACCTGGGGCCCGCCGCTGGGCCGCGGCTTGGAGCAGCTCATTCGGGAAGGGCGCACTGAACCCGCCGTCGATGCAATTGTGGTCTGGATGGATGACAAGGCCCGCACCTCAGAAGACTTTGTTGTCCGCCTCATCGACGAGCGCACCCCGTCCTGGGCGCCTCGCTTCGTCCGCGAACTCGTAGGCTCTCGCGTGTACCGCGAGCTGGTGGAATTCACCGGCGACGTTCGCCGAGACCCCAACCACGACGCCCGCCGGCAGCTGCGTTCGTTCATCTACCAGCTTTCGCAGGACCTCCAGCACGATGAGAAGATGATCGCCCGGGTGGAGGGCTTCAAGAATGACGTCATGACCTCCGGGCCTGTCACCGCGATGCCCGGCCGCTTATGGGAGTCCACCCGCGCAACACTCACCTCCTGGTCCCGCGACCCAGATTCCCTGCTGCGCCGGCAGATCGCGCAATGGGTGGAGGCGTATGGGCGTCGCATCCAAGAAGAGCCGGAGCTGCGCGAAGAGCTTGAACGACGCATCGTCGGGGCGGCCAGCTACCTTGCCGATAATTACGCGGGCGAGGTCACCGGAATCATCGGCGAGACGGTCGAGCGGTGGGATGCGCAGGAGGCCTCCGACAAGATCGAGCTAATGGTGGGTAAGGACCTGCAGTTCATCCGCGTGAATGGCACGATTGTAGGCGCGTTGGCCGGGCTAGCGATTTACTCCCTGACTGAGCTGATCTTTGCGTTAGGCTGA
- a CDS encoding fumarate reductase/succinate dehydrogenase flavoprotein subunit, translating to MSEVTNHPHNQTADFDYDKAVAAFTAPESVVEGVTVGKVLKDNAPHAVGQDKQWQYAKEHFGMVSPLNRNKFRILIVGTGLAGGAAAAALGELGYDVKVFTYHDSPRRAHSIAAQGGVNSSRGKKLDNDSTYLHAKDTVKGGDYRCRENDCWRLAMESPKVIDHMNAVGAPFSREYGGTLATRSFGGVQVSRTYYTRGQTGQQLQLATTSALYRQIGAGHVEIFTHNDLVDLIVNDGRCEGVIMRNLLTGELKAHTGHATVLATGGYGNVYHMSTLAKNSNASAIMRAYELGAYMASPSFVQFHPTGLPVNSTWQSKTILMSESLRNDGRIWTPKKKGDDRKPNDIPEDERDYFLERRYPAFGNLVPRDIASRANAQQINAGYGVGPMKNSVYLDLGDAIQRLGKDTIRERYSNLIQMYEEAIGESAYETPMRIAPTCHYTMGGLWTDFNEMTSIDGLFCSGESSWMYHGANRLGANSLLSSSVEGWFTLPFTIPNYLAPHLGEEIPAADSPAAQEALQRAKDRIERLTTIKGDNPHGPEYYHRQLGEILYFSCGVSRNVKDMKDGIEKIRALRKDFWANVHIPGGTEEMNQTLEYATRVADYLDLGELMCVDALDRDESCGAHYRDDHLSEDGEAERDDDNWCFVSAWEPNGENKFIRHSEPLYFDRIPLMTRNYK from the coding sequence ATGAGCGAAGTAACTAACCACCCGCACAATCAGACCGCGGACTTCGACTACGACAAGGCCGTCGCCGCTTTCACTGCGCCGGAATCCGTCGTTGAGGGCGTGACCGTCGGCAAGGTTCTGAAGGACAACGCACCCCACGCAGTCGGCCAGGACAAGCAGTGGCAGTACGCCAAGGAGCACTTCGGAATGGTGTCTCCGCTGAACCGCAACAAGTTCCGCATCCTCATCGTCGGCACCGGCCTAGCCGGTGGCGCTGCAGCCGCCGCACTTGGCGAGCTGGGATACGACGTCAAGGTGTTCACCTACCACGATTCCCCGCGCCGCGCGCACTCCATTGCTGCGCAGGGTGGTGTGAACTCCTCCCGCGGTAAGAAGCTGGATAACGACTCCACCTACCTGCACGCGAAGGACACGGTCAAGGGCGGCGACTACCGTTGCCGCGAGAACGACTGCTGGCGCCTGGCTATGGAGTCCCCGAAGGTCATTGACCACATGAACGCTGTCGGCGCACCGTTCTCCCGTGAGTACGGCGGCACCCTGGCAACCCGTTCCTTCGGTGGTGTTCAGGTCTCCCGTACCTACTACACCCGTGGCCAAACAGGTCAGCAGCTGCAGCTGGCCACCACCTCTGCGCTGTACCGCCAGATCGGTGCCGGCCACGTGGAGATCTTCACTCACAACGACCTGGTTGACCTGATCGTCAACGACGGCCGCTGTGAGGGCGTGATCATGCGCAACCTGCTGACCGGCGAGCTGAAGGCTCACACCGGCCACGCAACCGTGCTGGCCACCGGCGGTTACGGCAACGTGTACCACATGTCCACGCTGGCCAAGAACTCCAACGCCTCGGCCATCATGCGCGCCTACGAGCTGGGTGCATACATGGCGTCCCCGTCCTTCGTGCAGTTCCACCCGACGGGCCTGCCGGTGAACTCCACCTGGCAGTCCAAGACGATCCTGATGTCCGAGTCGCTGCGTAACGACGGCCGCATCTGGACCCCGAAGAAGAAGGGCGACGACCGCAAGCCGAACGACATCCCGGAGGACGAGCGCGATTACTTCCTGGAGCGCCGCTACCCGGCCTTCGGCAACCTGGTTCCGCGTGACATCGCTTCCCGTGCCAACGCTCAGCAGATTAACGCTGGCTACGGTGTGGGCCCGATGAAGAACTCCGTGTACCTGGACCTGGGCGACGCTATCCAGCGTCTCGGCAAGGACACGATTCGCGAGCGCTACTCCAACCTGATCCAGATGTACGAAGAGGCCATCGGCGAGTCTGCCTACGAGACCCCGATGCGCATCGCCCCGACCTGCCACTACACCATGGGTGGCCTGTGGACCGACTTCAACGAGATGACGTCCATCGACGGTCTGTTCTGCTCTGGCGAGTCCTCCTGGATGTACCACGGCGCGAACCGCCTGGGTGCTAACTCCCTGCTGTCCTCCTCCGTGGAGGGCTGGTTCACCCTGCCGTTCACCATTCCGAACTACCTGGCACCGCACCTGGGCGAGGAGATCCCGGCCGCCGATTCCCCGGCAGCTCAGGAGGCCTTGCAGCGTGCCAAGGACCGCATCGAACGTCTGACCACCATCAAGGGCGACAACCCGCACGGTCCGGAGTACTACCACCGCCAGCTGGGCGAGATCCTGTACTTCTCCTGTGGTGTGTCCCGCAACGTGAAGGACATGAAGGACGGCATCGAGAAGATCCGCGCACTGCGCAAGGACTTCTGGGCCAACGTCCACATCCCGGGCGGTACCGAGGAAATGAACCAGACCCTGGAGTACGCAACCCGCGTTGCCGACTACCTGGATCTGGGCGAGCTGATGTGCGTGGACGCACTGGATCGCGACGAGTCCTGTGGTGCGCACTACCGCGATGACCACCTGTCCGAAGACGGCGAGGCAGAGCGTGACGATGACAACTGGTGCTTCGTCTCCGCCTGGGAGCCGAATGGCGAGAACAAGTTCATCCGCCACTCTGAGCCCCTGTACTTCGACCGTATCCCGCTGATGACAAGGAATTACAAGTAA
- a CDS encoding class I SAM-dependent methyltransferase, whose amino-acid sequence MADHAHNLKARSWNTDGPVGVPTRGTTGYNRLRKSDRWLVAQPQVQAQLRGAVLHEHRTPVAVDVGYGASHTTTCEWARWLRTIAPTVEVTGLEIEPSRVLPDREGVHFALGGFELAGLQADVVRAFNVLRQYDVDQVQAAWDTMRANLRPGGVIIEGTCDEVGRRSCWVLLDEAGPQSLTLAWDPRDIEKPSDLAERLPKILIHRNTPGHLIYDVLEELDRCWERAAPLAVFGPRVRWRSAKQEFLGSLGDAHAFAARLNPRRRLADNSITLPWSLVCEPVK is encoded by the coding sequence GTGGCTGACCACGCCCACAATCTCAAGGCCCGTTCGTGGAATACGGACGGGCCTGTTGGCGTCCCTACCCGCGGAACGACTGGCTACAACCGCCTGCGCAAGTCCGACCGCTGGCTGGTGGCGCAGCCGCAGGTGCAAGCGCAGCTGCGAGGAGCCGTGCTGCACGAGCACCGCACCCCTGTGGCCGTCGACGTTGGCTACGGGGCCTCTCACACCACTACCTGCGAGTGGGCCCGGTGGCTGCGGACCATCGCACCCACGGTGGAGGTCACCGGCCTGGAGATCGAGCCTTCCCGTGTGCTCCCTGACCGCGAGGGCGTGCATTTCGCCCTCGGCGGCTTCGAGTTGGCGGGGTTGCAGGCAGACGTTGTGCGCGCCTTCAACGTGCTCCGCCAATACGACGTGGACCAGGTCCAGGCCGCATGGGACACCATGCGTGCGAATCTGCGCCCGGGCGGCGTGATCATCGAGGGCACCTGCGACGAGGTCGGCCGCCGTTCCTGCTGGGTACTCCTAGATGAGGCCGGCCCGCAGTCCCTAACCCTCGCATGGGACCCGCGGGACATCGAAAAGCCCTCCGATCTTGCCGAACGGCTGCCGAAGATCCTGATTCACCGCAACACTCCCGGCCACCTCATCTACGACGTCCTCGAGGAGCTCGACCGCTGCTGGGAACGCGCCGCACCACTGGCCGTCTTTGGGCCACGAGTGCGGTGGCGCTCGGCGAAGCAGGAGTTCTTGGGTTCTCTTGGTGACGCCCACGCTTTCGCGGCGCGGCTCAACCCGCGCCGCCGCTTGGCGGATAACTCAATTACCCTGCCATGGTCGTTGGTTTGCGAGCCTGTGAAATAA
- a CDS encoding DUF2993 domain-containing protein: protein MTNPQNPSQNPSSNAGGNEDQTAVWNTSGSSNPNQYGSGYGAPQGQQSSYGPTGQPGGCGQPNQQLQFGQPGQQGAYAHPGAYGQAGQNMFQQQPKKNKLWLKVLIGFLLVIVLLLLLAEFGLRWFMKDQIQTAFREQQQESGISEPVDPKISLGASPVLLGIMQGKISQMTVDIPSTLDITYEGQDKSKPKVTGEPEIHLELRDMQMDTDNPDDSVVGDLRLRTVITKEMLLAQASESANEGGGDNPLSGFLQITDVRPNPDKQTLSFELTGGLATFEVKPVIQDGKMKMEMENVSLLGMDLPDSFTQDMESQLEDSIPADVQGGMDFESINVTDEGMEVHMHGTDVNFSELDTGSATSGSSGSGNGSGSGSGKSEDVNLNRPWKEDGPVGSSEMAA, encoded by the coding sequence GTGACTAACCCACAAAACCCATCACAGAACCCGTCCTCGAATGCCGGCGGCAACGAGGACCAGACGGCTGTCTGGAATACCAGCGGCAGCAGCAACCCCAACCAGTACGGCTCTGGCTATGGCGCCCCGCAGGGGCAGCAAAGCTCTTACGGCCCGACCGGCCAGCCGGGTGGATGCGGCCAGCCGAACCAGCAGCTGCAGTTCGGCCAGCCAGGTCAGCAGGGCGCGTATGCGCACCCCGGCGCCTATGGTCAAGCAGGGCAGAACATGTTCCAGCAGCAGCCGAAGAAGAACAAGCTCTGGCTAAAGGTCCTTATCGGATTTTTGCTTGTCATTGTTTTACTGCTGCTCCTGGCTGAGTTTGGCCTCCGCTGGTTCATGAAGGACCAGATTCAGACCGCATTTAGGGAACAACAGCAGGAATCCGGTATTTCCGAGCCAGTTGACCCGAAGATCTCCCTGGGCGCCTCCCCTGTACTGCTGGGCATTATGCAGGGCAAGATTTCCCAGATGACGGTCGATATCCCCTCTACGCTGGACATCACCTACGAAGGGCAGGATAAGTCCAAGCCCAAGGTAACCGGCGAGCCCGAGATTCATCTGGAGCTTCGGGACATGCAGATGGATACCGACAATCCTGATGACTCAGTGGTGGGCGACCTGCGCCTGCGGACGGTAATCACCAAGGAGATGCTGCTGGCCCAAGCCTCCGAGAGCGCCAACGAGGGTGGCGGGGACAACCCACTGTCCGGTTTCCTGCAGATCACTGACGTGCGCCCCAACCCGGACAAGCAAACCCTCAGCTTCGAACTAACTGGCGGTCTGGCGACTTTTGAGGTCAAGCCGGTCATCCAGGACGGAAAGATGAAGATGGAGATGGAGAACGTCTCACTGCTGGGTATGGATCTTCCGGACTCCTTCACTCAGGACATGGAGTCGCAGCTGGAGGATTCCATTCCCGCTGATGTCCAGGGCGGCATGGACTTCGAATCCATTAACGTCACCGACGAGGGAATGGAAGTGCACATGCACGGCACGGACGTTAACTTCTCCGAGCTAGATACGGGCTCCGCCACCAGTGGCTCCAGTGGCTCCGGTAACGGTAGTGGCAGCGGATCCGGTAAATCCGAGGACGTGAACCTCAACCGCCCGTGGAAGGAAGACGGCCCGGTCGGCTCCTCCGAAATGGCCGCCTAG